The Hevea brasiliensis isolate MT/VB/25A 57/8 chromosome 9, ASM3005281v1, whole genome shotgun sequence nucleotide sequence CGGCAATCGAGATTGCCAGCAGAAGACACGCCAAGCCCAGTGCACGGTGAATGTTGCCATCTCTCTGTATGATTCTTCCAAAACTCACTCGTCGGTCACGTGCATCCCACCTTCCACACACCGCCCCCCAATGAAAATTTgtagtaaaaaaaataataataaataacgaattctctttttttttttctttcttttatttttattaattttactaaCTTCTTTCTCAGACAAGACCCTAGAAGTGGAAAACAAAGAGAGATGGGCAGGGCGATGATAACTGATAGGATCTATTCCTTAaagttttccttttttttttttttttttttttttcagtgcaTTAGAGTTCTTGGTTGTTATCTTGGGCGCTAAGAGGGAAACAAGTATCTTCGGCGCCTGTGTTCCATAAAAAATGGGCATAATTGGCAGCATAATAAGAATTTGTAGGGTCAGCGTTAATGGCTTCCAAGAAGGTTTCCTCTGCTGCCCACAAGTCCTTTCTTACCCTCCATAGAAAACTTGCATATTTGCTGTAGGCCTCAGCGTCTGGCGGCTCTACTCCAATTGCTCTCTTAAAGTAATCTTCCGCTCTGCTCACACAAACAAATATCTTAGTCAACAACTGCTTTTTAGGTAATTGGAAAAGATCTTTACATGAAAAGCGCGTGTGTGGTCAAGCCCAAGATATTTACCACGATACAAAAACCAAAACATGCCACATATTTCCTATCAAGACAACCCCACCGAAATATATTTGCAGACGACAATTTCAATTAAACGACTTGTACATTGTTTGGCGACTGGGAATAAACCCAGGAgatattcttcttcttctaacAAGAATTTCTCTCAACTAGCTAAAATATCAACCTAATTGTAACATTATCTCCAAAAGCTACAACGGAAACGGGGAAGGAGGAAAATTTCACCAATAATGCCATAAGAATTTTTGAAAAAGACTTAAAAAATTAACAGAACAAAAAAATGAAGTTAGATTTATACCTGTCGTAGTCACGGGCGACGAGGTAGAGGAACTGAGCATAATTGGCGAGGAGGAGAGGATTATTAGGGTCTTGGGTCAACCCCGTTTGATATAGTTGCTCTGTTCTAAAATAATCTGCATAATCATCCGGCTCAACATTTGCTTTGATTGGTGAAACAAATTTCTGCATGGTCTCATGATCAAGAACTTGCATTTTTGAAGCTTCGTCTACAATGGAATTCCATACGCTTAACTCCTCTTCTCTCGTTGCTTGCCCTGATACAGACTGTGTCTCCCCTGTAGTCCCTAGAGAGGTTAGATGCGAAGCACCATCAGGAACGATTGTTCTAAATTCGTCCGAACGGTCGAACCATCCATCGCCGTCAGTTCCGCTGGCAATTGGCCGGACCTTGCCACCACCGCCATTGTTACCCCCAATAGAAGTTGATTTGCTACTTGAGGAAAATATTGAAAACGTTTTTACTGAGGAAGAATCAAACTTTTGATTCTTTTGGTCTTGAATTTCAACAATTGAGACACTTTCGTTGGGGGCTGCATAAGACCCAACTGATGGTGAGGCTGCAATTGCGGTGTTACAGCCCATAGAATATACGGTGAAGTTTGCAAGAAGAATCATCACATACACCATCAGAGTCGGTGTATGTGAAAACACTTGCTGAAATAACCAAACGAAGGAAGCGTGCATTTCTTTCTGCACCCGAACAATAATCCCTTGCAAATCTTCAGTGAATAGAAGCTCTCTCATATGCAAAGCATAGCTATGTAGTTCTCGAATTATAAACACCATGGAAGAGAACGCCTTTTTCACTGAACAATAAGCAGATTCCCCTGCATCCCTGAATCCCTCTTGCCATTGCATCTTTCTCTTTATCATTCGAAGCGAAAGCGGAAGGTCAACTTTGTTAGCCTTCCGTTCGATACTCGCTGGAATAGTATAATCCCTTCCGGACCAATCCGGTGGCTCTTGTTGGATTTCTGGCCACGGAGGCTCTACAGAATCCAGAGGGAATTGTCTCTGCTTCTGTAAACTTGAAGATTCTTCAGTGACACTATTGTAACTTTCTGCTCTACTCACGCCGTGATTATCTCTAGAATCTGAGACTACCTCTGATCCCGAATCCACTTCGCTACTACTATAGTCATCATCATCATTTGAGAGCCGAAATCTGAGCGCCAGCTCTTGGATTTTCTTGGAAAATTCTTCGTCCGAGAAGGCATCTAAGCTTGCACTGCAAGCTCTTTTTATAGAGTGAGCTCTCGACTTCGGATGCTCACAAGATCGAGACCTCTGGAGCTTCGTTGAAGAAGTGCCAAGCAGAGCTAACCGGTCTAGTCCGTGTACGTATCGGCAGACGAGCGCCACAGCTCCAGTTCCATCAGAACGGCACCATCTTTTAGAGGAAGGAGATGAGATTGCAGAGACTAGGGTTTGAGAGGAAGAAGGGGAATGAGGTATAATTGGCTGCGACCATTGAAAAGAGGTCGCATTTACTTTCACTCCCATTTTCTCAGTAGAAAGAAAGGTAAAGTTGATAACTTTCGAGAAAGGCTTAAAAAGCGAAACAGAGACTGAACAAAGACATGGAATCCAAGTTCCCCAAAATCAACAGATCTGATAAAAGAGTCTTTGCTTTATTTTTCCTTATCTAATTTTCTCTCCTTGAATCTTCTCCAACCTGAAAATCAAAGACAGCAACCAAATATGTCAAGGAAGGAATAACAATTTCAAATCAATGTCATCCAAATCTCTCACTCTTTTCCCACAGAGAAAATCAGATTCTGAGGCTTTGAAGTGCAAAATACTAACTAATAAATTTCTTGTCTCCATAACGGAACATTACTTTCCACGAAAATTGGATCGGTAAAAAGAAACCAAGAACcaaccccccccccaaaaaaaaaaaaaaaacggcgAGTAAAACGACGAGAATGGAAGCGAGAGAGATCCAATAAAGGAGGAGAAGTTCAATATATAATGATAAAGTAGTGAGATTCGTGTAGACCTTGATGAATTTTTTAAGCTCCTCAGTAGTTTCCCCCTCGAACAAAATTCCGGCGAAGAACTCCGGCGAGAAGCTGCGGAGAGAACTACAAACCTCACTTTATCATAAGAAAGAAAACCCGTCCTCCGTCTCTTATAtattatacacacacacactcaGTTGTGCTCTCTAtcgaaaatttaaaattaaaaaaaaaaaaattactgacAATGCCAGTTAAAAAGagcataaaatacaaaataatatgaCAACCGTGCATGTGCAGAGCGGTAACTGAGAATTCAGGTAATCGGTGACCAAGAGACAAACTTGAAAAGCTTTCGgatatttatttagttttttaccaaaaatatatatatgattttttttaatatatattaaataattatgaaaataatttttaaaattatagaaatgaaaatttatatattatcatAAATAAGAGAtgaacatatttattaaaattttttaatttaattcgattttttTTACTCATGTATAACGAATCATTAATGTTATAAAATTAAAGTTcatacaaaattgaaaaataaatgttattaaaaaattatttaatttataaataacataAGATTATTTTTaccttattaaaaattttaaaaaaaaatttgtttaTTCTTTTCTACCCACCATGAGAGGAAACCGTGAGTTTGGAAGGAACGCTACGCGGTTGGTTTCACGGGCCTTCTGGATCTGATCTGGCAGTTTCTAAAGTACCACGTGTTCACACTGATCGCCGTCTCTCTTTTCATTGGCTACGTTGAACCGCGTCTTTAACACCGACTCTTCCTATACCTTTCGTGGCACGTGTGTAAAATATTAAATTCGCAGTGAATtttatagttattttattttattttaaaattttaacatttcaatatttttttattttttattttatataattaaataaagtaATATAacaaatatcattttaaattaataaaaataagttaaattatttatatttagtaataaaattcaaaataacattatttattcaaattaatatttattatattaaatatttaaaaataaatcaaatatgaGAAAATTGTATTTTTATGATTAGTAagctaataaataataaaaataagtaacaTTAATAACGAAATTGATAGTAAATCATTTTAGATTATATTTAGTAagctaataaataataaaaataagtaacaTTAATAACGAAATTGATAGTAAATCATTTTAGATTATATTTAGTATAgcgtaattaaaattttaatgtcattgtgattacattatataaaaaaaattaatataataaaataataattatatcatgTAATCAAAAATAACATAATAATCATTGATcactattattattactattattatctcTATCTTGTAACCATTATCATTACTGCGATAACAACTTAATCACTACTCTCACTATTTAGTCAATGTCGTATTGATGACTACTTAATTATTGTTATTGTCATAATTATCATTACTTAACTATTACTATCACTTGACTACTAATCATTGTAACTATTACTGTTATaggtaaattaaatattaaaataaaaattactacTACATTAtactaatattttttattttataataatgtaATAACAATTTTATTAATCACATTATAACTTtagttatattatataattgattACATTACATTATATTTCGTTTTATCAAGCAAAGTATTAAGGATTAGGTATATgatattcaaaattttaaaatattttaaaatgtatataatattatttaattaattttaatataattttattgattagcCCTTTCAAAATaagtattaaataaatattattattgtgTCTTAGCAGTATCtatataaaaattacaaatttaaattGATGCACTGTATCTAAATTTATTAgtgttatatatatttatatatatttctaataaattaataaattctttATAATAATCGAAtcaagtaaaataaaaatttgtatattactataattatattatattttttatttggcGGCTCTCCTCCGCCGAATGTTAACATCCTAAGTTCCTAACTCTGCACCTAACCTTGAcctcttttatatatttaatgtaCTTATCAGGCGTTGTCTCTTCAAATTCTTTTTGGAGAAGCCTATGttgaaaaatgacaaaataaaatGGGAATTATaatctaataataataaaaaaaagaaatgataaATATCTAGTCGAAGGGCTAAGAGTTGATTCATTGACGGTCCAAAATAAAAGAAGTTGACAAGAGGAGCGCTGTATTTGCTGCAACTTGATGCTCCATGTTTAAGTCAGGAGGGGAAGTGATTTCCAATGAGCTTCCACAGTGATTGtgacattaattaattatttacttttatACGTAACGTTAATCGACGCCTATATTTCTTATtggaagatttatttttattatagtggTTGTGATTCATTCTTCTATCAAATTATTTCTCTTTAGTCGCCATTCACATGATGAagatattattattttagaaatttcTTTGCAACTTGAAGGTGTGCTTAATTATTGTATGATTGATTATTATTA carries:
- the LOC110649006 gene encoding uncharacterized protein LOC110649006, with the translated sequence MGVKVNATSFQWSQPIIPHSPSSSQTLVSAISSPSSKRWCRSDGTGAVALVCRYVHGLDRLALLGTSSTKLQRSRSCEHPKSRAHSIKRACSASLDAFSDEEFSKKIQELALRFRLSNDDDDYSSSEVDSGSEVVSDSRDNHGVSRAESYNSVTEESSSLQKQRQFPLDSVEPPWPEIQQEPPDWSGRDYTIPASIERKANKVDLPLSLRMIKRKMQWQEGFRDAGESAYCSVKKAFSSMVFIIRELHSYALHMRELLFTEDLQGIIVRVQKEMHASFVWLFQQVFSHTPTLMVYVMILLANFTVYSMGCNTAIAASPSVGSYAAPNESVSIVEIQDQKNQKFDSSSVKTFSIFSSSSKSTSIGGNNGGGGKVRPIASGTDGDGWFDRSDEFRTIVPDGASHLTSLGTTGETQSVSGQATREEELSVWNSIVDEASKMQVLDHETMQKFVSPIKANVEPDDYADYFRTEQLYQTGLTQDPNNPLLLANYAQFLYLVARDYDRAEDYFKRAIGVEPPDAEAYSKYASFLWRVRKDLWAAEETFLEAINADPTNSYYAANYAHFLWNTGAEDTCFPLSAQDNNQEL